CCTCGCCGGCGACACCTCGTCCTGGATGACGGGGCAGACCCTCGTCGTGGACGGCGGCTCGACCATCCGCGCCTCGATCGCCTGAGGAGACGGCAATGTCACGCTGGGGAATGACGATTCCGATGACCGGGCTCGCGCTGGACGAGCACCGCGAGATCGTCGCGGAGCTGTCCGGGCTAGGCTACACCGACGCCTGGTCCGCCGAGACCAACGGCACCGACGCGTTCACCCCGCTCGCGCTCGCCTCGCAGTGGGACCCGGGCCTGCGTCTCGGGCCCGCGATCGTGCCGGTCTACACCCGCGGCCCCGCGCTGCTGGCGCAGCAGGCCGCGACGCTCGCGAACCTGGCGCCCGGACGGTTCGTGATGGGCATCGGCACCTCGTCCGAAACGATCGTGCAGCGCTGGAACGGCATCCCGTTCGAGGAGCCCTACAAGCGCGTCCGCGACACGCTGCGCTTCCTCCGCAAGGCCCTCTCCGGGGAGAAGGTCACCGAGGAGTACGACACCTTCGCGGTCAAGGGCTTCCGGCTGGACAACGCGCCGGCGACGCCGCCGCCCATCGTCCTCGCGGCGCTGCGGCCCGGGATGCTGCGGCTCGCCGCCCGCGAGGCCGACGGCGCGATCACCAACTGGCTCGCGCCCAAGGACGTCCGGACGGTCCGGGGCGTGATCGGCGAGGACCTGGAGCTGATCGCGCGGCTGTTCGTCTGCCCCACCGACGACGCCGAGGAGGCCCGCAGGATCGGCCGCTGGATGATCGCCGCGTACATGACCGTCCCGGTCTACCGGGCGTTCCACGAGTGGCTCGGCCGCGGTGAGGCGCTGCGCCCGATGAACGAGGCGTGGGCGGCCGGCGACCGCAAGAAGGCCCTGGAGGTCATCCCGGACGAGGTCGTCGACGACCTGATCGTGCACGGTTCGCCGGAGCGGTGCCGGGCCCGCGTCCGCGAGTACGTCGACAGCGGCCTGACCACGCCGGTGCTGGCGGTCGTCCCCGGCGGGGGACTGTCCCCGGCGGAGGCGGTCCGGGCCCTCGCGCCGAGCGCCGGCTGACGTCCGGGAGGCCGCCGGCCGGCGCTCCGGCGCCGGCCGGCGGTGCTCGCGGGGCGGAACCGCGCGGTCACCGGCGGATGTTTACCGCCGGGAGGATCGGGGAGGGTGGGGCAGATCCGATCCGAAAGAGAAAAGACGTGAGGAGCTGATCGTGCTCACGCTGACCAGCGGTGCCGTCCAGGTCATCCGTACGGTGACCGCGAACCCGGAGCTTCCGCCGGACACCGGCATCCGCATCGAGTCCGGGCTCGACGGCTCGGACGCCCTGCGGCTGTCGGTCGCCCCGGCCCCCGAGGCGGGCGACCAGATCGTCGAGGAGCAGGGCGCGAAGGTGTACCTGGAGGCCGCCGTCGCCGAGCTGCTGGACGACAAGACACTGGACGCGCAGGTCGACTCACAGGGCGACGTGGCGTTCACCATCGCCGAGGGCCCCGGAGGCATCCCGACCTAGACCTGAGATTCTCGGAGCCGGGACGCCGACCACGTCGGCGCCCCGGCTCTCCTCTTGTCCGGTCGCCTTCCGGATCCCGCGGCGGCGGGCGTCAGCTCATCGCCGACACCACCGCGGCGACCGCGAACACGAAGGCCGCGGTGGTGAGGATCATGAAGCCGCCGATCACCGCGCAGGCGAGGCCGCGCGGCTGGTCGCGCCAGTTCGCGATGCGGTCGCGGACCTGCCGGTCCAGTTCCGCGCGGGACGGCCGTCCCGCGTCCGGGGGGTCGGGCGAATGCGGGGTCGTCACGGTCGCCCAGTCTTCCAGATCGTTCATCCCGGAAAGGACGGGTGGGGGCCGAGAGCCCAGTACTCGAAGAGGCCGAAACCCGTCCCGGCGTCCGTGGGCTCGGCGCCGTCGACGTACTCGTACCGGCCGACCGCGTCGACCATGCCCCACATGCGCGCCGCGTCGTCGGGCTTGCGGACGTCGTAGGCGACGCCCTGGACCTTGAGCTCCGGCCCCTGGTACATGCCGTGCTTCCAGTCGGGCTCCAGCCCGTAGCCGGTGCCGACCATCAGGTGGACGGGCAGGATCGGCGTCGCGCGGATCTCGAACGGCGTCCCGCCCGGCGGCGCGAACCGCAGCGTGGCCTCGACCACGTCGCGGGTGCCTTCCGCGTACGTCGGGAGGTACTCGGGGCGGCCGAGGTACTCGGGTTCGCGGTCGGGCCAGACCCGGGTGGCCTCCTCCAGGACGCGGCGTCCCTTCTCGTCCTCCTGCACGATGCAGAGGACGGAGTGGTCCTCGAACTGCATCGGCGTGTACAGCCAGTAGAACGTCCCCGCGTTCTTGACCTGGATGCCGGGCGGCTCCGGCTCGCCCACGGGACGGATGCCCCATGAGCGGTCGCGCGACCCCCACCAGTGGTCGGGCGTGGCCTCGATCGTCTCGCCGTCGATGGTGATGGTGCCGGTCCAGCGCCCGGTCTGCGCGATCCTGCGCGAGTCGAACACGACCCTTTCCTGCCAGCGCAGGTAGTGCGGCGGCTCCAGCGTGGCCGGGATCGTGCCCTCCCAGGTCAGGTCGAACGCGAGGCCGTGCTCGTTGTCGTCGAGGACGACGCGGAGCCGCTTCAGCCCTTCGATGACCTCCACCCTGAACGGGCCGACCGTGGTGTCCATGCGGTCGGCGCCCAGCTCGCGCGACGCCCGCACCACCTTGTGCAGCGGCCCGCGCCGCACGACCGCGAACGCGTCCATGACCCCGAGGTTCGGGTACTGCCCCATCCCGATGATCAGCATCAGCTCGTCGGAGCAGGGGTGGGCGTTGAAGTAGTAGCGGTCGTAGAAGTTGCGGTCGGACGTCGTGACGTGCCGCATCACCTCGGGCGCCTGGTGGATCGGGTAGTCGTCGAGCGGGGAGAGCGTCACGTGTCCTCTTCCAGGATGCGCGCGAGCAGCTGCGTGCAGTTGTTGTTGTAGGGGAAGTCCGAGGTCTCGTCGATCCAGCCGAAGTCGATCATCGCCTGCCCGATCCGCGCCATGATCACCGAGAACTTGAAGCCGGACAGGATCTCGTAGTACGCCATGTTGCGCATCGGGCGCCCGAGCAGCTCCTCGTAGCGGGCGACCGTCTCGGCGTAGGACGGGAAGCCGGCCAGCCGGGGCGCGCCCACGCCCTCGCAGTGGTGGCGGTCGAGGAACATGAACCAGGCGAGGTCCTCCTCGGGGGCGCCGAGCGTCGCGGTCTCCCAGTCCAGGACGGCCGCGGGCACCCCGTCCTGGAAGATCACGTTGCCGATGCGGGCGTCGCCCCACAGCGGGACGGGCGCGTCCGGCTCGTCGGGTCGGTTGGCCTTCAGCCAGTCCAGGGCCTTGAGCGCCGTCTCCTGCGGCCCCTTGTAGGCCCAGTGCAGGTAGTGCTCGTAGTAGTTGAGCCGCTGGTCGAGGCCGGGTTCGCCCCACTCCGGCTGGCTGAGGAACCCGAGGCCCAGCTCCGCCACGTCCAGCCGGTGCAGGTCCGCGAGGATCTCCAGCGTGGACCACCACATCGCGGCGCGCTCCTCGGGCGCGACCTCGGTCACCCAGCCGTCCATGTGGTACGGCGGCATGTCGGTGGGGACGCGGCCCTCGACCCGCCCCATGACGAAGAACGGCGCGCCCAGCACCTCGCCGGACGGCTCGTACCAGCGGATCGGCGGCACCGGGATGCCCGTCCGCCGGTCGAGGACGCGCATCAGCCGGTACTGCTCCTCGAACCGCGGCTCGGGGAACACCTGGTACCCCGCCGGGGCGACCCGCGCGACGAAACGCTCCCGGCGGGCGTCGCCGTCGTCGCCGGTCCACTCGGCGTCGAACATCAGGGTCTCGTTGGAGAAGCCGCTCGTCTGCGGGGTCTCCAGATGGGGGACGCGCGCCCCCGGCAGGTGCCGCTCCAGCCACTCCGTGAGGCTTCTCCTGGTCACCTCGGAGTCGCGTCGGTCGGGAACGGGCATGCGCCGCCTCCTTGCGCCGGTTCGCGCCCCCGGAATTAGAACGGGTTCTATCAACGAGGGCGGGGGCGGTCAATGGTCCCGGAGACACGACGTGAAAAAATCGACCGATGCGCCTGACCAAGCTCGGACACGCCTGCGTCCAGATCAGCAAGGACGACCGCAGCGTCGTCATCGACCCCGGCGCGTTCAGCGAGGCGTCCGCCGCCCTCGCCACCGCCGACGCCGTCCTGATCACCCACGAGCACTTCGACCACTTCGACGCCGACGCCCTGCGCGCCGCCATGGCCGAGCGGCCCTCCCTGGAGGTGTGGACGTCCCGCGTCGTCGCCGAGAGCCTCGCCGACCTCGGCGGACGCGTCCACCAGGTCGGCCACGGCGACGCCGTCACGGTCGCGGGATTCGACGTCCACGTCTACGGCGAGGACCACGAGATCCTCCACCCGGACGTCCCGCCCATCCCGAACACCGGATTCCTCATCGACGGCGAGGTCTTCCACCCGGGCGACGCGCTGACCGTCCCCT
The sequence above is drawn from the Actinomadura hallensis genome and encodes:
- a CDS encoding LLM class F420-dependent oxidoreductase, translating into MSRWGMTIPMTGLALDEHREIVAELSGLGYTDAWSAETNGTDAFTPLALASQWDPGLRLGPAIVPVYTRGPALLAQQAATLANLAPGRFVMGIGTSSETIVQRWNGIPFEEPYKRVRDTLRFLRKALSGEKVTEEYDTFAVKGFRLDNAPATPPPIVLAALRPGMLRLAAREADGAITNWLAPKDVRTVRGVIGEDLELIARLFVCPTDDAEEARRIGRWMIAAYMTVPVYRAFHEWLGRGEALRPMNEAWAAGDRKKALEVIPDEVVDDLIVHGSPERCRARVREYVDSGLTTPVLAVVPGGGLSPAEAVRALAPSAG
- a CDS encoding Fe-S cluster assembly protein HesB, with product MLTLTSGAVQVIRTVTANPELPPDTGIRIESGLDGSDALRLSVAPAPEAGDQIVEEQGAKVYLEAAVAELLDDKTLDAQVDSQGDVAFTIAEGPGGIPT
- a CDS encoding phosphotransferase family protein, with amino-acid sequence MPVPDRRDSEVTRRSLTEWLERHLPGARVPHLETPQTSGFSNETLMFDAEWTGDDGDARRERFVARVAPAGYQVFPEPRFEEQYRLMRVLDRRTGIPVPPIRWYEPSGEVLGAPFFVMGRVEGRVPTDMPPYHMDGWVTEVAPEERAAMWWSTLEILADLHRLDVAELGLGFLSQPEWGEPGLDQRLNYYEHYLHWAYKGPQETALKALDWLKANRPDEPDAPVPLWGDARIGNVIFQDGVPAAVLDWETATLGAPEEDLAWFMFLDRHHCEGVGAPRLAGFPSYAETVARYEELLGRPMRNMAYYEILSGFKFSVIMARIGQAMIDFGWIDETSDFPYNNNCTQLLARILEEDT
- a CDS encoding MBL fold metallo-hydrolase — its product is MRLTKLGHACVQISKDDRSVVIDPGAFSEASAALATADAVLITHEHFDHFDADALRAAMAERPSLEVWTSRVVAESLADLGGRVHQVGHGDAVTVAGFDVHVYGEDHEILHPDVPPIPNTGFLIDGEVFHPGDALTVPSEPVPTLCLPGNAPWLKVPELYAYTREVRPERAFVVHDGLLNDIGLQVMKKHVGQAGEELGKEFVRLEPGTTVDLARP